One region of Candidatus Methylomirabilota bacterium genomic DNA includes:
- a CDS encoding pyridoxal phosphate-dependent aminotransferase — MIAKRAGTIAPFLAVEVFQRAQELERQGADIIHLEFGEPDFETPPVIREAAERALKDGRTRYAHSLGLVPLREAIAERYRARYGVAVSPDQILVTAGTSPAMLLLFSTLLDPGDHVLLTDPHYAVYPNLIRYPGGEPVFAATFEAEGFQCRTDELAALVTPRTKAALVNSPANPTGAVMPAERLKAVGELGPWAISDEIYHGLTYEGEEHTILEYTDRAFVLNGFSKAYAMTGWRLGYLIAPREFMRPLQTAHGNFFISTNEFVQWAALAALREAGEDAERFRLIFDERRRAMVAGLRRIGLGVAVPPTGAFYVLANAQRFGADSKALAFDILEHAHVGVTPGVDFGSRAEGFLRFSYSNSLERIEEAIERIGRYFAERER, encoded by the coding sequence GTGATCGCCAAGCGCGCGGGCACCATCGCGCCCTTCCTGGCCGTGGAGGTCTTCCAGCGTGCCCAGGAACTGGAGCGGCAGGGCGCCGACATCATCCATCTCGAGTTCGGCGAGCCCGACTTCGAGACCCCGCCGGTGATCCGCGAGGCGGCCGAGAGGGCGCTCAAGGACGGCCGGACACGGTATGCGCACAGCCTGGGACTGGTGCCGCTCCGCGAGGCCATCGCGGAGCGATACCGCGCCCGCTACGGCGTGGCGGTCTCGCCCGACCAGATCCTCGTCACCGCCGGCACCTCGCCCGCCATGCTCCTTCTGTTCTCCACGCTCCTGGATCCCGGCGATCACGTGCTCCTCACGGACCCTCACTACGCCGTCTACCCGAACCTCATCCGCTATCCGGGCGGCGAGCCGGTCTTCGCGGCGACCTTCGAGGCCGAGGGCTTCCAGTGTCGGACCGACGAGCTCGCCGCGCTGGTGACGCCCCGGACCAAGGCCGCCCTCGTCAATTCGCCCGCCAATCCCACGGGAGCGGTGATGCCGGCCGAGCGCTTGAAGGCCGTGGGAGAGCTCGGGCCGTGGGCGATCTCGGACGAGATCTACCATGGGCTGACCTACGAGGGCGAGGAGCACACCATCCTCGAGTACACGGACCGTGCCTTCGTGCTGAACGGCTTTTCCAAGGCCTACGCCATGACGGGCTGGCGACTGGGATACCTCATCGCCCCGCGGGAATTCATGCGGCCGCTGCAGACGGCCCATGGGAATTTCTTCATCTCGACCAATGAGTTCGTCCAGTGGGCCGCCCTGGCCGCGCTCCGCGAGGCGGGCGAGGACGCGGAGCGCTTCCGGCTCATCTTCGACGAGCGCCGCCGCGCCATGGTGGCCGGTCTCCGGCGCATCGGCCTCGGCGTCGCGGTGCCTCCCACCGGCGCCTTCTACGTCCTCGCCAATGCCCAGCGCTTCGGAGCGGACTCGAAAGCATTGGCTTTCGACATCCTCGAGCACGCCCACGTCGGGGTGACGCCGGGTGTCGATTTCGGCAGTCGCGCCGAAGGATTTCTGCGCTTCTCCTACTCCAATTCCCTCGAGCGAATCGAGGAGGCCATCGAGCGGATCGGCCGGTATTTCGCGGAGCGCGAGAGATGA
- a CDS encoding HIT family protein: protein MTADCFMCTRLSDNGPLLVADLPSSRVYFNEDQFFPGWVFVVLKRHAVELYDLDPGERAALIEDVTRVARALSRVYRPVKMNYELLGNLVPHIHWHLVPRLEGDPEPQGPVWRVEHEPRALPLDEASQRIAEIRAALD, encoded by the coding sequence ATGACGGCGGACTGCTTCATGTGCACGCGGCTCTCCGACAACGGGCCGCTCTTGGTCGCCGACCTGCCCTCGAGCCGCGTCTACTTCAACGAGGACCAGTTCTTCCCCGGCTGGGTTTTCGTGGTCCTCAAGCGTCATGCCGTCGAGCTCTACGACCTCGATCCCGGCGAGCGCGCGGCTTTGATCGAGGACGTCACCCGGGTCGCGCGGGCCCTCTCGCGTGTCTATCGGCCGGTGAAGATGAACTACGAGCTCCTGGGCAACCTGGTGCCGCATATCCACTGGCACCTCGTGCCTCGCCTCGAGGGTGATCCCGAGCCCCAGGGGCCGGTGTGGCGCGTAGAGCACGAGCCGCGCGCCTTGCCGCTCGACGAGGCAAGCCAGCGCATCGCCGAGATCCGCGCGGCCCTCGACTGA
- the nth gene encoding endonuclease III, translated as MAESAQVKKTRAAKILTRLARAYPTAGIELRFGNALELLVATILSAQCTDERVNAVTSTLFPRYGKAEDWARAQPSTLEKEIHSTGFFKAKARSLMGMGRALVERHGGEVPRTLEELVELPGVGRKTANVVLGNAFGIPALAVDTHVTRVSQRLGFTRADDAEKIHDELCALLPRAKWIQATHLLIIHGRRTCHARKPDCPRCPVLALCPWPGKTRPERH; from the coding sequence ATGGCGGAATCGGCGCAGGTGAAGAAGACGCGGGCGGCGAAGATACTGACCCGGCTGGCCCGGGCCTATCCCACGGCGGGTATCGAGCTCCGCTTCGGCAATGCCCTCGAGCTGCTTGTCGCCACGATTCTCTCGGCCCAGTGCACCGATGAGCGGGTGAACGCCGTGACGAGCACGCTCTTCCCGCGCTACGGCAAGGCCGAGGACTGGGCGCGCGCTCAGCCGTCGACCCTCGAGAAGGAGATTCACTCCACGGGGTTCTTCAAGGCCAAGGCCCGCTCCCTCATGGGCATGGGCCGGGCCCTGGTCGAGCGTCACGGCGGAGAGGTCCCGCGCACGCTCGAAGAGCTCGTGGAGCTGCCGGGGGTGGGACGGAAGACGGCCAACGTCGTGCTCGGCAATGCCTTTGGCATTCCGGCCCTGGCCGTGGATACGCACGTGACGCGCGTCTCCCAGCGCCTCGGATTCACGCGCGCGGACGACGCGGAGAAGATCCATGACGAGCTCTGCGCTCTCTTGCCCCGAGCCAAGTGGATCCAGGCCACTCATCTTCTGATCATTCACGGCCGGCGCACGTGCCACGCGCGCAAACCGGACTGCCCACGATGCCCGGT